The following are encoded together in the Ktedonobacterales bacterium genome:
- a CDS encoding MmgE/PrpD family protein has product MTTATTTTRATEGLASFLAGLSFERIPADAINRTKDLFLDWVASALAGRNAKPVQVLERFADLMGPNDGPCEILVSRRRISPLFAALVNGAASHVVEQDDLHNGAVFHPATVVFPAVLAAAQARGASGREVLAAAVAGYEAGVRVGAFLGRSHYRVFHTTGTAGTLAAAAGAAHVLGADEPMMLHALGSAGTQAAGLWEFLRDAADSKQLHTAKAAADGLLAAYIARDGFTGAKRILEGEQGMAAGMSSDADSGRLTADLGERWAVLETSFKFHASCRHTHPAADALLQAMQDHHLPASQIARVRARVHQAAIDVLGPVTDPQTVHQAKFSMGFVLALIAFYGRAGVTDFTDDALRNPQIRAFLDRVEMTLDPEIDGAYPERWIGLVEIEAVDGRRFVSRVDVPKGDPGNSLSRAELEDKARRLASYQQGTSGEEIEQVIARIWRLDQEPHVRDLLPT; this is encoded by the coding sequence CTACCGCCACGACGACCACCAGGGCAACCGAGGGGCTGGCCTCCTTTCTGGCTGGCCTAAGCTTTGAGCGGATTCCCGCCGACGCGATCAACAGAACCAAAGACCTCTTTCTGGATTGGGTTGCCTCAGCCCTGGCAGGGCGTAACGCGAAGCCTGTCCAGGTTCTGGAGCGGTTCGCCGATCTGATGGGGCCGAACGATGGCCCTTGCGAAATCCTGGTTTCGCGCCGCCGCATCTCGCCGCTGTTTGCCGCGCTGGTCAATGGAGCCGCTTCGCATGTGGTCGAACAGGACGACCTACATAACGGCGCGGTCTTCCATCCCGCAACGGTGGTCTTTCCTGCTGTCCTGGCGGCAGCGCAGGCGCGCGGGGCATCAGGGCGCGAGGTATTGGCTGCTGCGGTGGCAGGCTACGAAGCGGGTGTGCGGGTTGGAGCCTTTCTGGGCCGCTCGCATTATCGCGTCTTTCACACCACCGGCACAGCAGGCACACTGGCCGCCGCGGCAGGGGCTGCGCATGTGCTGGGCGCAGACGAACCAATGATGCTGCACGCGCTGGGGTCGGCGGGAACGCAGGCCGCTGGCCTCTGGGAGTTTCTGCGCGACGCAGCCGACTCGAAGCAACTGCACACGGCGAAGGCCGCTGCGGATGGCTTGCTCGCAGCGTATATTGCCCGCGATGGTTTTACGGGAGCCAAGCGGATTCTGGAAGGCGAGCAGGGCATGGCGGCTGGGATGTCCAGCGATGCAGACTCGGGCAGGCTTACCGCCGACCTGGGCGAGCGTTGGGCGGTGCTGGAAACGTCCTTCAAGTTCCACGCCTCCTGCCGCCATACGCATCCTGCGGCGGATGCCTTGCTTCAGGCGATGCAAGACCACCATCTGCCCGCCAGTCAAATCGCGCGCGTGCGCGCCCGTGTGCATCAGGCGGCTATTGATGTGCTTGGTCCGGTGACAGACCCGCAAACGGTGCATCAAGCCAAGTTTTCGATGGGCTTTGTGCTGGCTTTGATTGCGTTCTATGGCCGCGCTGGAGTCACGGATTTTACCGATGATGCCCTGCGCAATCCACAGATTCGCGCATTTCTGGACCGTGTGGAGATGACTTTGGACCCTGAGATTGATGGCGCGTATCCAGAGCGTTGGATCGGGCTGGTAGAGATCGAGGCCGTTGATGGCCGCCGCTTCGTCTCCCGTGTTGATGTCCCCAAGGGCGACCCTGGCAACAGCCTGAGCCGCGCCGAGCTTGAAGACAAAGCTCGTCGGCTGGCATCCTACCAGCAGGGCACGTCAGGCGAGGAGATAGAGCAGGTGATTGCGCGTATCTGGCGGCTCGATCAAGAGCCGCATGTGCGTGACTTGCTGCCCACCTGA
- a CDS encoding MoxR family ATPase gives MEPMEKEASVSRETWQAGVDRVRRAADLVRANIRQVIVGKDAEIDLLLVALLCEGHVLIEDVPGVGKTMLAKSLARSLGCTFQRIQCTPDLLPSDITGISYFNQKTSDFAFRPGPLLTQIVLADEINRATPRTQSALLEAMEERQISVERETMPLPRPFLVIATQNPIELEGTFPLPEAQLDRFLLRLRLGYPEMEEERTMLRRFRHEQPLLDLQPVLDAQELLALQQMVKGVMVTEPVETYLLDLARATRSQKVIELGASPRAALALEHASQALAAINGRSFVRPDEIKRLAPAVLAHRLILSAQARLRGRAAEQAITELLESVPTPVEAIGLDAPVAAGSDQ, from the coding sequence ATGGAACCAATGGAAAAAGAAGCCAGTGTTTCACGTGAAACATGGCAGGCGGGGGTAGATCGGGTTCGCCGGGCGGCTGATCTGGTCCGGGCGAATATTCGGCAGGTCATTGTTGGCAAGGACGCCGAGATTGATTTACTGCTCGTGGCTTTGCTCTGTGAGGGGCATGTGCTGATTGAGGATGTGCCTGGGGTTGGGAAGACAATGCTGGCGAAAAGTCTGGCGCGCTCGCTTGGCTGCACCTTTCAGCGCATCCAGTGTACGCCTGATCTGCTGCCATCGGACATTACCGGCATTAGTTATTTCAACCAGAAAACCAGCGATTTTGCCTTTCGCCCAGGGCCACTGTTGACGCAGATTGTGCTGGCAGATGAAATCAACCGGGCGACACCACGCACGCAATCAGCCCTGCTGGAAGCGATGGAGGAGCGCCAGATCAGCGTTGAGCGTGAAACCATGCCTCTCCCGCGCCCTTTCCTGGTGATTGCCACGCAGAATCCCATCGAACTGGAGGGGACGTTTCCGCTGCCGGAAGCACAGCTTGATCGTTTCCTGCTGCGCCTGCGGCTTGGCTACCCCGAAATGGAAGAAGAGCGCACGATGCTGCGGCGCTTTCGCCACGAGCAGCCGCTGCTTGATCTTCAGCCGGTCCTCGACGCCCAGGAATTGCTGGCGTTGCAGCAAATGGTGAAGGGGGTGATGGTGACTGAGCCAGTTGAAACCTACCTGCTTGATCTGGCGCGTGCTACGCGCAGCCAGAAGGTGATTGAACTGGGGGCTAGCCCGCGCGCGGCGCTGGCGCTGGAGCATGCCAGCCAGGCGCTGGCAGCTATCAACGGGCGTTCTTTTGTGCGACCGGATGAGATCAAGCGGCTGGCTCCAGCCGTTCTGGCGCATCGGTTAATTTTGAGCGCCCAGGCACGCTTGCGCGGACGCGCCGCCGAGCAGGCCATCACAGAACTGCTAGAGTCTGTGCCGACACCGGTTGAGGCGATTGGCCTGGATGCTCCCGTTGCGGCTGGCAGCGATCAGTAA